The nucleotide window CATGATGTAGACGCCGGCTTCATTTTTGCCGATCGGCTGGTGGTGGTCGTACAATAGCTTCGCCGTTTCATGCGCGCCCTTGACTTCTTCTTCCCTGCTGCTCAGTTTGCCGGAGGTTACATATGCAAAATATGATTTTTCCATCTCCGTCATTTTATCCGTTGATGTATCCGCTGCGAGAATTTCTTTCTTCTTCGCCGAAACAGATGTGAGGAATAGCGCAAAAAGGCGTTCCTCCGGATAATCGCTGTTCAACTGGTTCAGTATCGCCGAAACTTGAGCTTCAAACTTCACGCCTTGCTTTTCTGCCCAGGGCTCCATTCCGTCCTTTTCCGGATTGTACTCGAGAACCTTTTTCCAGGCTGTCCGTGCCGTATTTTCCCTGCCGGTAAAATAAGACGCATGCGCCAGCCAGTAATAGAAAGCACCGTCGCCTTCAAAACCTGACTTTTGCAGCTTTTTCAGCCAGCGGTAAGCAAGTTCATATTCCCCGACCAGCGCGAACGTGGCACCAAGCTTGAACTGGTGCTCAACGTGGATCGGATGGATTTTTTCCAGTGAATCCTTAAGATCCTGGCCTTCCTTCTCCTCGCCCTGGTAATGCGCGAACACAAGCGCATTGCAGAGCGCGTGCATGTTCCCGGGATTCTGCTCGAGCACATCATTCAGGATGTCACGGGCCTTGACCGTTTCCCCAAGGTAAAAATACGCCAGCGCCAGGTTATTGTATGCCGACCAATACTCCGGATACTCCTCGATGACCTCCTGGAAAATCTCGATCGCCCGCGGAAACTCACCTGACTCGAGGTGATTGCGCGCTTCCTCCTGCTTGACGATCAGGTCATCCTCTTCGTAATAATCCTCATCCATTTCTTCCGCTTCCATAGTCAGAAGCTCCAGAAGATCATTCGCATCCTCCGCGAACTCGCCGTCTTCATTCACTTCCAGGTATAAATTCGCATGCCTGAACGCATCACGGAATAAACCCATATGAGCGTAATTATTCGCCAGGAAGTAATGGCACTCCGCCATGTTTTCATCCAGTTCTTCGAGGACCAAGTGCAAAAGACGGTTAGATTGCTGATAATCACCCAATTCCGACTGCACGATCGCCAGCTGGCAAACAATCATCGGCTCGCCCGGCTCAAGATGCATCGCACGCTCGAAATACTTCTCAGCTTTCTTCAGATCCCGCTTGTGGAAAGCCTTGACCCCTTTGGCGAAATAATACTCACCAGTAGGAACGAAAGACAGCAATTGGCCTTTTTGCTTCGTTGCTTTAGAGTCTTTTCCCATGTGATCCTCCTATTTTAGTAAAACTATATCCGTTGAACCCTTTTAGTAAAATTAAATCCATTGTGCTTAGTGGTTTGTATAAGAATACACATACAGTGTTTTATCGAAGCAACTTTAACTAATGTAGTATAACATACGGACAGAGGGTTCGAGAAGGTGTGGGAGTGAAATTGTGGGTGGGGAGATTGATTTCTGGATTTGCGCGGATTATTGTGAATTCGACTCCATTTGGTGTGGAGACTATTTTAGAATGCGATTCCAATAGCGAGCCGTTTCACGGGAGTTGGTCGAATTAATGAGAAAAGTGGTCGAATTATCGTTAAATGTGGTCGAATAAATTAAAAATCCGCCAAATTAATCAAAAAAGTGGTCGAATAAATTTATTTTTCGCCAATAAGTTTATATCCCTCTTAATAAAGAAGGTGTTTTCGAGGATGGTATCGAATATAGAAGTAAAAATTTTAAGGAGTGATAGACTTTGATTGGCAAAACAAGAGAATATCCTAGAGAAATCATGATTTTAGAAGCCATAGTAAGGCGTTTTCCTTCAGATGACTTCAGAAAAACAGAATTCGAGAGGAAGCTCTACCGAAAAAGGGCAGGTTACAAAGGCGAAAAGGTGCTGGATTACTTCTTAGAGCAAATTGACCATACTGAAATGGTGATTTTAAACGATTTAAGAATCCCGATTAACAGTACCCACTTCCAAATCGATACCCTCATAATCACTCCTTATTTTCTCCTCATCATTGATTCCAAGAATTACGCAGGAACACTCATTTTCCTTCCAGAATTCAATCAGCTGATCAGAATCCAAAACGATATAGAAGAAGTTTTTCCTGATCCGATACTCCAGACAAAAAACCAGGCATATCAGTTAAAGGCTTTTCTTAACAAGCATCACTTTACGCCTCCGCCAATTGAATTTCTTGTAGCGATTAGCAATACGCAAGCCATCATTAAAAATCCCACCAATGACAAGGAAGTCAGTTACAGAGTCTTCAGGTCATCGAATGTTGCCTTCAAGCTTCCTCCTTTCTACCAAAAGCATACCCAGTCTCTCCTCACTAAAAATGACATGAAGAAAATCGCCAGACAATTAGCGAAGGCGCATGAACCATTGGTTCCCGACCCCAACACAATGAATCTTCCATTTGAGAAAATGGTTAAGGGTGTGCAATGCCCTGCCTGCGAGACATTCGGCATGGATTACCATCAAGGGAAGTGGACTTGTAAAAATTGCGGACATAAAACTGGAGATGCGCATATTCAGGCATTGAGGGATTACTTCCTCATATACGGCCCTTCAATTAATAGTAAGCAATTCCGCGACTTCACGAATGTAAAATCATCTTCAACGGCAAAGCGACTTTTAACGAATATGGATTTGAACTTTCTTGGCACGACCAAAGGCCGGACATACTCTCCACGAAAAAGCTTCTTTGATTAATTGTTCACAGCAAAAAACCAGCGCATCACTCTCCTGCGCTGGGCTTCTTCCTTTTATTCAATACACCGAGTACTTCTTTCAGTGGAAGCTTTTGTTCCTGCAGCAGGACCATCAGGTGGTAAAGCAGGTCGGCGGCTTCCCACTTCAGTTCTTCGGGGTCGCGGTTTTTGGCGGCGATGATGACTTCAGCGGCTTCTTCTCCGACTTTCTTTAAAATCTTGTCGACGCCTTTTTCGAAAAGATAGGTGGTGTAGGCGCCTTCTGGCATGTCTTGTTCACGTTCGCGGATTGTTTTTTCCAGTTCAAGCATGACGGCGAAATCAGTTAAAGCTGTGTTTTCTGTGACAGTCTTATCGAGGAGGTTCTCCGAGAAACAGCTTTCCGCGCCTGTATGGCATGATGGACCAGCCGGTTCAACGAGAACGACCAATGCATCACCGTCGCAATCGTATTTGATTTCGACGATTTTCTGGGTATTCCCGCTTGTTGCGCCTTTATGCCAGAGCTCCTGGCGTGAACGGCTGTAGAACCAGGTCTCGCGTGTTTCGAGCGACTTGCCTAGCGATTCTTCATTCATATATGCAACAGTCAGCACTTCGCGGGTGGAAGCATCCTGAACAACTGCGGGAATCAATCCATTGTCACCGAACTTCAAGTCTTCTATCTTCATCGTACAGTCACTCCTTTTTCGCGCAGATGGAATTTCACTTCTTTTACAGATGTTTCACGGTAGTGGAAAATCGAAGCAGCGAGTGCAGCATCTGCTTTCCCTTCAACAAATGCATCGACAAAATGGTCCGCATTTCCTGCACCGCCTGAGGCAATCACCGGAACGGTTACCGCTTCACTGACCGCTCTCGTCAATGCGAGGTCAAAACCATTCTTTTCGCCATCGCTGTCCATGCTCGTCAGCAGGATTTCACCTGCACCAAGGCGAACGGCTTCCTTCGCCCAGTCGATAACTTTCCATTCTGTCGGCGTGCGTCCGCCATGGGTATACACTCGCCATGTACCGAGCTCCGGGTCATATTTCGCGTCGATTGCAACGACGATGCACTGGGCTCCGAAGAAATCAGAGCCTTCCGAAATCAGTTTCGGATTGTTCACAGCTGCCGTATTCAGTGACACTTTATCGGCACCAGAGCGGAGCATCCTCTTCATGTCCTCAAGGGTATTTATTCCCCCTCCTACTGTAAAAGGAATCGCCAGTTCGGAGGCTACTTCCCTGACAACCTCGACCATCGTCTTCCTGCCTTCGACAGACGCGGAAATATCAAGGAATACAAGCTCGTCTGCGCCCTGCTCATCATAGAATCTTGCAAGCTCAACCGGATCGCCGGCATCACGAAGCTGGACGAATTGGATTCCTTTTACGACACGGCCTTCTTTAACATCTAAACAGGGAATGATTCGCTTGCTCAGCATCAGGCATTCCCCATTTCCAGCGCAGCTTTTACCGAGAAACGGCCTTCATAGATGGCTTTGCCGACAATTGCGCCGCTGATGCCATCTTCGCCAAGCTGGCGGAGGGCCGCCAAATCGTCAAGCGTGCTGACACCGCCGGACGCGATGACACTTTTGCCTGTTTCCATTGCCAGCTGACGGGTTGCCTCGACATTCGGGCCGGCAAGCGTTCCGTCGGTTGCAATATCGGTAAAAATAAAAGTCTCTGCTCCGGCATCAGCGAATCTTTTGCCAAGCTCGACTGCACTTACTTCAGAAGTGTTAAGCCATCCGTGTGTTGCCACGAATCCATTTTTAGCATCAAGGCCGATTGCGATTCTCGCACCATACTTCCGGACCATTTCCTCAGCAAACCCGGGATTTGAAACAGCAATGCTGCCGATGATGACACGAGTGACGCCATTCTCAAGATAGTGGTTGATATCGTTTTCGCTGCGGATCCCGCCGCCGATCTGGACGTTCACGCCAAGCTCCTGAGCGGCCTGGATGACATACTGGTCATTGACACGCTTGCCATCTCTTGCACCGTCGAGGTCGACCATGTGAATCCACTCCGCTCCTTCAGCGGCGAATTTTTTTGCCATTTCAAAAGGGGAATCCCCATAGACAGTTTCTTTATCATAATCGCCCTGCAGCAGTCTTACACATTTTCCGCCGCGCATGTCGATTGCCGGGTAGATCGTGAATTTCATTGCTCAGACTTCCTTTCCGCTGCCAATTCCGTAAAATTACGGAGCAGCCCCATTCCCATGTCACTGCTTTTCTCCGGATGGAATTGCATGCCGTATATATTCCCTCTGCCAACGATTGCAGGCACTTCAATATCGTAATAGTCACCAACGGCAACCAGCACATCCTGCTCATCCGTTTTTACATAATAGGAATGGACGAAGTACACGTAATCCTCCTCAAGTGAAGCGAGCAATGGCGAATCACCGGTAAAACGGAGCTTGTTCCATCCCATATGCGGAACCTTATAGGCCTCGCCATCTGATGTTCGGCCGCTGAAACGCACGACTTTTCCGGGAAGGAGCCTGAGCCCTTTCGTCTTGCCATTCTCTGTGCTTTCTTCAAAAAGCAGCTGCATGCCAAGGCAAATGCCGAGCACAGGCTTGCCGGTCGCTGCGAAATCACGGATCATTTCAGCAAGTCCAGTCCGATTCAACACGTCCATCGCGTCACGGAATGAGCCAACGCCCGGAACGAGCAATGCATCTGCTTCCATTAATCCATCTTTATATTGTGAGATAAAATAGGGCGCATTCAGCCGTTCAAGCGCTTTGCTGACGCTGAACAGATTGCCCATGCCGTAATCGACGATGCCAATCATGGTTTAACTTCCTTCCGTTTGAAGATCTGTTTACAGCTTCCTTCTATTTGAAGACCTCTGTTCAGCTCCCTTTCAATTTATGAGATCTTTACAGCATCCCCTTCGTTGATGGAACGCCTTTTACGCGCGGGTCGATGGTCGTTGCTTCATCTAGCGCACGGCCAAGAGCTTTAAATACCGCCTCGATCATGTGGTGAGTATTTTTACCGTAATGGACGATGACATGCAGGTTCATCCTCGCTTCCAGCGCCAGTTTCCAAAGGAATTCATGGACCAGCTCGACATCGAATGTACCGACTTGCTGCGACGGGAATTCTGCGCGCATTTCAAGGTGCGGGCGGTTGCTTAAATCGATTACTACCTGGGCAAGTGCCTCATCCATTGGGACAAATGCGTTTCCGTAGCGTTTGATTCCCTTTTTATCGCCAAGTGCTTCACGGAGAGCCTGGCCGATGCAGATGCCGATATCTTCGGTTGTGTGGTGGCCATCAACTTCTACATCACCCTTGGCGTCCACAGACAAATCAAATTGCCCGTGCTTCGCGAATAGATCGAGCATGTGGGATAGGAAAGGTACGCCGGTTTCGAGAGAGGATTTCCCTTCCCCATCGATGCCAAACGTTAAATCTATTTTCGTTTCATTTGTATATCTGTTCACTGTTGCAGTCCGTTCCATTACCTTACCTCCGGATTAAAAATTCTTATTTCAGTCGAGATTCTACTGCACGGGCATGGGCTTCAAGCCCCTCAAGCCTTGCAAATTCAGCTATCTTCTCACCATTGGTGTTCATTGCTTGCTCACTGTATAAAATCACGCTTGATTTTTTCTGGAAATCCTCGACGCTGAGTGGACTCGAAAAGCGCGCTGTTCCATTCGTTGGCAGGACGTGGTTTGGTCCGGCAAAATAATCGCCAACAGGCTCCGAACTGTATCTGCCTAGAAAAATCGCTCCTGCATGCTTTATTTTGCCGAGCAATTCGACTGGATTTTCCGTGATGACTTCGAGATGCTCCGGGGCCAGCTGATTGATTGCTGCGATGGCTTCTTCCAAATCAGCGGCAACATAGATCGCTCCAAAGTCCTCAATCGCCGCTGTGGCGATTTCCTTTCGCGGTAAGTGCGACAGCTGTTTATACACCTCGTCCAGCACATCCTCTGCCAGAGTCCGTGATGTTGTCACCAGGACTGCACACGCACGCGGATCATGCTCCGCCTGGGAAAGCAGGTCAGCCGCAATCTCATTTGCACGTGCTGTATCATCAGCCAGGATGCCGATTTCACTTGGGCCGGCGATCATGTCGATTGCGACATCTCCGAACACCTCACGCTTGGCAAGGGCGACATATATGTTCCCGGGACCGGTGATTTTATCGACCGGCTTGATCGTTTCTGTTCCATATGCCAGAGCTGCAATCGCTTGTGCTCCGCCGACTTTATAGATCTCTTTTACCCCGGCGATGTCGGCCGCAACCAGCACACCTGCCGGAAGCTTTCCATCATGTCCTGGCGGCGTCACCATCACGATTCGCTCCACACCTGCCGTTTTGGCGGGAATGACATTCATCAATACAGATGACGGGTATGCGGCGGTTCCTCCCGGGACATATACACCGACAGAATCGAGCGGTGTCACCTTCTGGCCGAGCATCGTACCATTTTCCTCTGTCGTCATCCATGAAGGCCGCAGCTGCTTTTCATGGTATTTACGAATATTGGCCGCCGCTTCGGTGATGATGTCCACCAACTGGCTGCTGACCGTTTTATAGGCTTCAGAAACCTCTTCTTCTGTTACTCGAATTTCATCAAGCGTCACTGAGTCGAATTTTTCGGTAAAAGCCCTTAGAGCCTGGTCGCCCGCAGCTCTGACTTCTTCTATGATTGCCTTTACAGCCTTGCGTTGGTCTTCCGTTCCGCCATCCACTGTCCGTTTGAGTGACAAATTGCCGTCTATCTGTAAAATTTCCACCGAAGATCAAATCCTTTCAGTTTCAACGATTAAATTACTTCATTAAGTCTTTTGATCAGTTCGCTGATGCGCTCATCCTTGATTCGGTAGCTGACTGGGTTCACGATCAGTCTTGAGGTCACGCCGGTGATTGTTTCGTATTCGACAAGGCCGTTCTCCTTTAGGGTCCTGCCGGTTGATACGATATCGACAATCCGGTCGGCGAGGCCAATCAGGGGAGCAAGCTCAATCGATCCATTTAATTTAATGATTTCGACCTGCTCACCCTGTTCGCGGAAATAAGCGGCAGCGATGTTTGGATACTTCGTCGCGATTTTCGGGGCGACATCGTTCATTTTTGTATCAGGCAGACCTGCGACAGCGAGGTAGCAGCCGCTGATTTTCAAATCGAGCAGCTCGTACACATCGCGTTCTTCCTCAAGCAGGACGTCCTTCCCGGCAATCCCGAGATCGGCGACACCATGCTCCACATATGTCGCCACATCCATTGGCTTGGCGAGGATAAAGCGGAAATTTTCTTCTTCAACATCGATAATCAGCTTGCGCGAATCATCGAATTCAGGAGGAAGATCGAACCCCGCGCTGCGCAGCAGTTCAACTGCTTCGGTAAAAATCCTGCCCTTCGGCATCGCAATCGTCAGCTGTTCATTCATTGCGTTCCCTCCTTCCCTACAAGGAAAACGACATTGGCAAAAACATTCGAACACGCATCCAGATTACGGACTGCGCTAATGTCCTGCAGGACGATCTGTTCACCATCCGCCCTTCTTTGCGCGGCCAACTGGTAGGCTTCCTTTCTTCGTTCCGGACTGAAAAGGATGCAGGTGACAGGTTCTGATTCCCCAAGATCGCCGAGGCTTTCAAGCAGACGGTCGAGCCTGATGGCAAATCCTGTCGCTCCAGTTGTTTTGCCGAATTTCTCGAGTAATTTGTCGTAGCGCCCGCCATTGCCGATCGGAAAACCGACCATTCCGGCATAAACCTCGAATAGGGTTCCTGTATAGTAGCTCATATGGCTGACAATTGTTAGATCGAACTTGATTCGGCTGCTTTCTCCAAAGTCCTCGATGACATCCCAGAGCAGCTTCAGTTCGTCAAGCGCCGCCCTGCCTTTCCCGTTCTCGACCAGTTCCAGCGCTTTGCCAATCACTTCAGGACCGCCGCGCAATTCGAGGAAGGCAAGCAGCCTTTGCGAATCAATCGATGACAGCGGCAGTGATTTGACATGCTCACGATAGCCAACATAATTTTTCTCATATAAAAATTTCGTCAATTCCCTGGCGCGTTCTTCGTTGCCAAGGATCTGCACGAACAATTCGTTGACGAAGCCTACATGACCAACTGAAAGCTGGAATTGTTCCAATCCTGCTTTTTTCAGCGAGGAAATCGCCAAGGCAATCATCTCGCCATCAGCACTGACAGAATCGTCGCCGATACACTCGACCCCGATTTGTTCAAACTCAGCCGGCCTGCCTCCTTCACGCTGCTGGGCACGGTAGACGTTCGCCGAATAAGCCAGTCTTAATGGTATCTGGTCTTTGTAAAGCTTGGACGCCGCAACCCTGGCGATCGGCGCAGTCATATCAGGGCGCAGCACCAGTGTGTGCCCCTGCTGGTCCAGCAGCTTGAACAATTGCTGATCCAATATTGCCGATGCCGTTCCGACCGTTTCGTAATATTCGAGCGCCGGTGTTTCGATGAACTGAAAACCCCAGCGTTTCATCTCCATTTCAATTGAGCTGCGGACCCTTTCCTTCGCTTCATGCAGCTCCGGCAGTGTATCCCGCATGCCAAGCGGTTTTTCAAACATGAATAATCTACTCAATATGGTCACCCTCTTCGTTGCCGATGTGGTTGGTTTATTTATTGGAACTCATTAGTTCGTTGCCTGTGCGGCTAACTTTTAATTTGATCATTTAGTTAACCTTGCTTCAGTCACTTGGTTTACTTTATATTTAACCATTTGTTTTTCTTTGCTTTAGTCACTTGGTTCACTTTTAATTTAATTATCGGAATCCTTTAGTTCGCTAATATGGTAACAAGATGAAGTTATATGTAGTGTACCGTTCATTCTATTATCCGTCAACCATTAGCTCTTCATGTTTATAATTTTTCATACTTGATTCTAAAAAGGGGTCTGTTTCATAAGAGGATGTAAAAAAGGCACTCATTACAGAAGAAATTTTGGGTTATAGAGATGAAGAATTATACTTTTTTGGCGAAAATCGAAATATATCGACCACTTTTCAAGATATATCAGCGGATTTTTGATTTTATCGACCACATTTTGCAATATTTCGGCGGATTTTCAATTATATCGACCAAGTCCCTTCAAGAAACAAAAAAAGCGAAGCGGAATCATTTCCGTTCGCTTTTTGTTCCATAAATTTCATCATCCGCCCAACGTTCAGCTAGTTCTTCCTTTGTATAGATGACACGCATCGGGTTGCCGCCGACGAATGCGCCTTCTGGGACGTCTTTGTGGACGAGTGTCCCAGCAGAGACGATGGCGCCGTCGCCGATCTTAATGCCGGGCATGATCGTTGAATTGGCGCCAATCATGACTTCACTGCCGATTTCGACATCGCCAAGACGGTATTCCTTAATCAAATATTCGTGAGCAAGGATGGTGGTGTTATAGCCGATGACGGTATTGCGTCCAACCGAAATTTTTTCCGGGAACATGACATCCAGCATGACCATCAGCGCAAAAGAAGTCTGTTCACCGATTTTCATCCGCAAAAATGTACGGTACAGCCAGTTTTTTATCCCGAGGAAGGGCGTGTAGCGTGCGACCTGGATGACGACAAAATTCTTGACGACCTTCCAGAACGGGACGGTTTTATAAACATGCCAGAGTGAATTGGCGCCTTCTACACGATAACGTGTCGTACGTCTCATCCTACACCCCGATAATCGGCAGGATATCAGCCATTTTTTCCAGCATATAATCCGGATTGTATTGCTCCAGATGCTCTCTGCCCTTGATGGACCAGGCCACGGCAGCCGTCTTTGTGCCGGCATTTTTGCCGCCAAGAATGTCATGGTGGTTATCGCCGACCATGATTGCTCGGTCCGGGGAAGAACCAAGCATGTCCAATGCTTTTAAAAGCGGCTCTGGATCTGGCTTTGCTTTTTCGACATGATCCAGTGCGACGACGACGTCGAAAAATTCATCAAGCCCCGTCAGCTTCAGGCCCATCTGGACGACATCAGAAAGCTTTGTCGTGACGATTCCAAGGTGGAAACCATTCTCTTTCAGAGTCCTTACAGTTTCGTACACACCTTCGAAACCTTTTACCAGCAGGTCATGGTTTGCCAGATTGTAGGTGCGGTAGGTTTTGATCATTTCCTCGTAGCCTTCAGGATCCATCGGCTCGAATGTATCCTTGAGCGATGGCCCTAAAAACGGAAGGACATCCTCCCGTTTGTACTGGCCCGGAAAATAAGTTTCCATTGTATGGAGGAAAGACGAAATAATCAATTCATTCGTATCAATCAAAGTCCCGTCGAGATCGAACAAGACCGTATCTATTTTATTGCTCATATACTGCTTCCTTTCTTTTGGCAAGGTCAGCCCGGTTCCAGATGAACGCTACTGCTGTCGTCAATAATATCGCCACTCCAAGGCGAATCAATAACAACGGCAGCACCGGGATTCCAAGCGGAACAAAAATTAGTGTATCTTCAACGACTGCGTGGCAGGCCACAAGAAAAATGAACGCTAGTGTGACATCCTTTTTGCTGACTCCATCCTCTTGGACTGCCTGGATCATCACACCCGCACCGTATGCGAGGCCGATCAGCAGGCCGGCTGCCATGGTCGTCGAGGTGTTTTCCTTCATGCCCAGCGCTTTTGTCGCCGGCGCCATCCATTTTGAAAAAACGGCAAGCCATTGCTTATCCTTCATGATCTGAACGATGACCATCAGCGGGATGACGATGAGCGCCAGCTGGAAAATGCCGATACCGGCTTTGGTGACACTTTCAAGAAGAATTGATCCCCAGCCAGAAACCTCTTCCCCTTTGGCAGGAACCATGCCATATTTTGCGATTTCGGAACCGCCATTCCAGACAAGGTTGATGATGATCGCCGATAAGAACGCTAGCCCCAGCCGGACAAGGACAATGATCCAAAGCTTGACGCCGACCTTGACGGCCACACTTGATTCGACAAGCATATTGTGCGAAAAGCTCAGCATCACGGCGATGATGAACACTTCTTTTACCGTCAAATCAAGAGTCAGTATTGCTCCGATTGCCGCATACAGATTGAGGAAGTTCCCTATGACAAGCGGTATCGCCGCATCCCCCGACAAGCCGAACAACGACATCAGCGGTGTGATCAAGTCGATGAGCCACGGCAGGACAGGAGTATATTTAAGGATTGAAACAATCAGGGTCACCGGAAAAATCACTTTCCCCAGTGCCCATGTTGTATTCAAGCCAACCATCAACCCTCTTTTCAATGAAGAACCCATTGAAG belongs to Mesobacillus sp. AQ2 and includes:
- a CDS encoding tetratricopeptide repeat protein, encoding MGKDSKATKQKGQLLSFVPTGEYYFAKGVKAFHKRDLKKAEKYFERAMHLEPGEPMIVCQLAIVQSELGDYQQSNRLLHLVLEELDENMAECHYFLANNYAHMGLFRDAFRHANLYLEVNEDGEFAEDANDLLELLTMEAEEMDEDYYEEDDLIVKQEEARNHLESGEFPRAIEIFQEVIEEYPEYWSAYNNLALAYFYLGETVKARDILNDVLEQNPGNMHALCNALVFAHYQGEEKEGQDLKDSLEKIHPIHVEHQFKLGATFALVGEYELAYRWLKKLQKSGFEGDGAFYYWLAHASYFTGRENTARTAWKKVLEYNPEKDGMEPWAEKQGVKFEAQVSAILNQLNSDYPEERLFALFLTSVSAKKKEILAADTSTDKMTEMEKSYFAYVTSGKLSSREEEVKGAHETAKLLYDHHQPIGKNEAGVYIMWFSVFEQAAKAGYDFKNKKAWAAAVDYLWDKLRNISTTKAAVAKKYGLSVSTLSKYINLASEFLHEEDSI
- a CDS encoding nuclease-related domain-containing protein gives rise to the protein MIGKTREYPREIMILEAIVRRFPSDDFRKTEFERKLYRKRAGYKGEKVLDYFLEQIDHTEMVILNDLRIPINSTHFQIDTLIITPYFLLIIDSKNYAGTLIFLPEFNQLIRIQNDIEEVFPDPILQTKNQAYQLKAFLNKHHFTPPPIEFLVAISNTQAIIKNPTNDKEVSYRVFRSSNVAFKLPPFYQKHTQSLLTKNDMKKIARQLAKAHEPLVPDPNTMNLPFEKMVKGVQCPACETFGMDYHQGKWTCKNCGHKTGDAHIQALRDYFLIYGPSINSKQFRDFTNVKSSSTAKRLLTNMDLNFLGTTKGRTYSPRKSFFD
- the hisIE gene encoding bifunctional phosphoribosyl-AMP cyclohydrolase/phosphoribosyl-ATP diphosphatase HisIE — protein: MKIEDLKFGDNGLIPAVVQDASTREVLTVAYMNEESLGKSLETRETWFYSRSRQELWHKGATSGNTQKIVEIKYDCDGDALVVLVEPAGPSCHTGAESCFSENLLDKTVTENTALTDFAVMLELEKTIREREQDMPEGAYTTYLFEKGVDKILKKVGEEAAEVIIAAKNRDPEELKWEAADLLYHLMVLLQEQKLPLKEVLGVLNKRKKPSAGE
- the hisF gene encoding imidazole glycerol phosphate synthase subunit HisF, which codes for MLSKRIIPCLDVKEGRVVKGIQFVQLRDAGDPVELARFYDEQGADELVFLDISASVEGRKTMVEVVREVASELAIPFTVGGGINTLEDMKRMLRSGADKVSLNTAAVNNPKLISEGSDFFGAQCIVVAIDAKYDPELGTWRVYTHGGRTPTEWKVIDWAKEAVRLGAGEILLTSMDSDGEKNGFDLALTRAVSEAVTVPVIASGGAGNADHFVDAFVEGKADAALAASIFHYRETSVKEVKFHLREKGVTVR
- the hisA gene encoding 1-(5-phosphoribosyl)-5-[(5-phosphoribosylamino)methylideneamino]imidazole-4-carboxamide isomerase yields the protein MKFTIYPAIDMRGGKCVRLLQGDYDKETVYGDSPFEMAKKFAAEGAEWIHMVDLDGARDGKRVNDQYVIQAAQELGVNVQIGGGIRSENDINHYLENGVTRVIIGSIAVSNPGFAEEMVRKYGARIAIGLDAKNGFVATHGWLNTSEVSAVELGKRFADAGAETFIFTDIATDGTLAGPNVEATRQLAMETGKSVIASGGVSTLDDLAALRQLGEDGISGAIVGKAIYEGRFSVKAALEMGNA
- the hisH gene encoding imidazole glycerol phosphate synthase subunit HisH, which translates into the protein MIGIVDYGMGNLFSVSKALERLNAPYFISQYKDGLMEADALLVPGVGSFRDAMDVLNRTGLAEMIRDFAATGKPVLGICLGMQLLFEESTENGKTKGLRLLPGKVVRFSGRTSDGEAYKVPHMGWNKLRFTGDSPLLASLEEDYVYFVHSYYVKTDEQDVLVAVGDYYDIEVPAIVGRGNIYGMQFHPEKSSDMGMGLLRNFTELAAERKSEQ
- the hisB gene encoding imidazoleglycerol-phosphate dehydratase HisB, producing the protein MERTATVNRYTNETKIDLTFGIDGEGKSSLETGVPFLSHMLDLFAKHGQFDLSVDAKGDVEVDGHHTTEDIGICIGQALREALGDKKGIKRYGNAFVPMDEALAQVVIDLSNRPHLEMRAEFPSQQVGTFDVELVHEFLWKLALEARMNLHVIVHYGKNTHHMIEAVFKALGRALDEATTIDPRVKGVPSTKGML
- the hisD gene encoding histidinol dehydrogenase; the protein is MEILQIDGNLSLKRTVDGGTEDQRKAVKAIIEEVRAAGDQALRAFTEKFDSVTLDEIRVTEEEVSEAYKTVSSQLVDIITEAAANIRKYHEKQLRPSWMTTEENGTMLGQKVTPLDSVGVYVPGGTAAYPSSVLMNVIPAKTAGVERIVMVTPPGHDGKLPAGVLVAADIAGVKEIYKVGGAQAIAALAYGTETIKPVDKITGPGNIYVALAKREVFGDVAIDMIAGPSEIGILADDTARANEIAADLLSQAEHDPRACAVLVTTSRTLAEDVLDEVYKQLSHLPRKEIATAAIEDFGAIYVAADLEEAIAAINQLAPEHLEVITENPVELLGKIKHAGAIFLGRYSSEPVGDYFAGPNHVLPTNGTARFSSPLSVEDFQKKSSVILYSEQAMNTNGEKIAEFARLEGLEAHARAVESRLK
- the hisG gene encoding ATP phosphoribosyltransferase, whose translation is MNEQLTIAMPKGRIFTEAVELLRSAGFDLPPEFDDSRKLIIDVEEENFRFILAKPMDVATYVEHGVADLGIAGKDVLLEEERDVYELLDLKISGCYLAVAGLPDTKMNDVAPKIATKYPNIAAAYFREQGEQVEIIKLNGSIELAPLIGLADRIVDIVSTGRTLKENGLVEYETITGVTSRLIVNPVSYRIKDERISELIKRLNEVI
- a CDS encoding ATP phosphoribosyltransferase regulatory subunit, with the protein product MSRLFMFEKPLGMRDTLPELHEAKERVRSSIEMEMKRWGFQFIETPALEYYETVGTASAILDQQLFKLLDQQGHTLVLRPDMTAPIARVAASKLYKDQIPLRLAYSANVYRAQQREGGRPAEFEQIGVECIGDDSVSADGEMIALAISSLKKAGLEQFQLSVGHVGFVNELFVQILGNEERARELTKFLYEKNYVGYREHVKSLPLSSIDSQRLLAFLELRGGPEVIGKALELVENGKGRAALDELKLLWDVIEDFGESSRIKFDLTIVSHMSYYTGTLFEVYAGMVGFPIGNGGRYDKLLEKFGKTTGATGFAIRLDRLLESLGDLGESEPVTCILFSPERRKEAYQLAAQRRADGEQIVLQDISAVRNLDACSNVFANVVFLVGKEGTQ
- a CDS encoding acyltransferase, with protein sequence MRRTTRYRVEGANSLWHVYKTVPFWKVVKNFVVIQVARYTPFLGIKNWLYRTFLRMKIGEQTSFALMVMLDVMFPEKISVGRNTVIGYNTTILAHEYLIKEYRLGDVEIGSEVMIGANSTIMPGIKIGDGAIVSAGTLVHKDVPEGAFVGGNPMRVIYTKEELAERWADDEIYGTKSERK